The following are from one region of the Georgenia sp. M64 genome:
- a CDS encoding GNAT family N-acetyltransferase, with the protein MLARLDVGGETVVLRRAVATDVAGIVDLLAADQLGAGRDGGDLAPYLAAFAAIDADPAQLLVVAVDEGGRLAATFQLSFIPGLARRGSLRAQVEAVRVAPDRRGDGLGRAMITWAVDEARRRGCTLVQLTTDKRRTDARRFYEGLGFTATHEGMKLLVAADGDGV; encoded by the coding sequence GTGCTCGCGCGTCTGGACGTCGGCGGCGAGACGGTGGTGCTGCGCCGCGCCGTCGCCACCGACGTCGCCGGCATCGTCGATCTCCTCGCCGCCGACCAGCTCGGCGCCGGCCGCGACGGCGGCGACCTCGCCCCGTACCTGGCCGCCTTCGCCGCGATCGACGCCGACCCCGCGCAGCTGCTCGTCGTCGCGGTCGACGAGGGGGGCCGGCTCGCCGCCACCTTCCAGCTGTCCTTCATCCCGGGCCTCGCCCGGCGGGGGAGCCTGCGCGCCCAGGTCGAGGCGGTCCGCGTGGCGCCGGACCGCCGCGGCGACGGGCTGGGCCGAGCCATGATCACCTGGGCCGTGGACGAGGCCCGGCGGCGCGGCTGCACCCTCGTGCAGCTCACCACCGACAAGCGGCGGACCGACGCGCGGCGCTTCTACGAGGGGCTCGGGTTCACCGCCACGCACGAGGGGATGAAGCTTCTGGTCGCAGCGGACGGCGACGGCGTCTAA
- a CDS encoding aldo/keto reductase produces the protein MQQRRIGDRPVSAIGLGGMPMSIEGRPDEARSIATVHAALDAGITLIDTADSYHRDPTDVGHNELLIAKALRLAGASADDVLVATKGGHRRPGDGTWTKQGDAAYLRKACEASLQRLDVEAIGLYQFHRPDPAVPYEESVGAIRDLLDEGKILMAGISNADPDQIRLAQEILGGRLVSVQNQFSPSFRSSEPELELCAEMGIAFLPWSPLGGISRAGDLGSTHAAFAEVAAERGVSPQQVALAWELAKADVVIPIPGASRPESVLDSVAAVELELTSEELARLDG, from the coding sequence ATGCAGCAGCGCCGTATCGGCGACCGTCCCGTCAGCGCGATCGGTCTCGGTGGGATGCCGATGTCGATCGAGGGCAGACCGGACGAGGCGAGGTCCATCGCCACCGTGCACGCCGCCCTCGACGCCGGCATCACCCTCATCGACACCGCGGACTCCTACCACCGCGACCCCACCGACGTCGGGCACAACGAGCTCCTCATCGCCAAGGCCCTGCGCCTGGCCGGGGCCTCCGCCGACGACGTCCTCGTCGCGACCAAGGGCGGGCACCGCCGTCCGGGGGACGGCACGTGGACCAAGCAGGGCGACGCCGCGTACCTGCGCAAGGCCTGCGAGGCGTCCCTGCAGCGGCTCGACGTCGAGGCGATCGGGCTCTACCAGTTCCACCGGCCGGACCCGGCGGTGCCGTACGAGGAGTCGGTCGGTGCGATCCGCGACCTGCTCGACGAGGGCAAGATCCTCATGGCCGGCATCTCCAACGCCGACCCCGACCAGATCCGCCTCGCCCAGGAGATCCTCGGCGGACGGCTCGTCTCGGTGCAGAACCAGTTCTCGCCGTCGTTCCGCTCCAGCGAGCCCGAGCTCGAGCTGTGCGCGGAGATGGGCATCGCGTTCCTCCCGTGGAGCCCGCTGGGCGGCATCAGCCGTGCGGGCGACCTCGGCTCCACCCACGCCGCCTTCGCCGAGGTCGCGGCCGAGCGGGGCGTGAGCCCCCAGCAGGTCGCCCTGGCCTGGGAGCTGGCCAAGGCGGACGTCGTCATCCCCATCCCGGGGGCCTCCCGGCCGGAGAGCGTGCTCGACTCCGTCGCCGCGGTCGAGCTCGAGCTCACCTCCGAGGAGCTGGCCCGGCTCGACGGCTGA
- a CDS encoding MFS transporter yields MPTAERLYRRLVRPGPAGAGAAPEPARLPGNGLRQIAANALLSTGDQVVSAKTVLPWLLASLGAPAVLVALLVPVRESGSMLPQAALSPWVQRHRVRKGLWVAGAAGQAGATAAMALAAAATTGAVAGVAVLAALAVFALARALTSLVDKDVLGRTVPKGQRGQINGIATVLSGLVAITLGLGIRALGGDDVAPPVLAALLGAAALAWVLALVVYSGIVEPPAEPSVRAPDGPGWLTRAWSLLRSDAPFRRFVTVRTLLLVSALSPPFVVALAAAEGGVGLGGLGPFVIASGVAGLLGGRLFGRLADRSSRALLVAGAGAASLLVLAFLALRLLTAVRESWWLHPLVYLLLALTHTGIRVARKTYVVDMAEGDRRTEYVAVANTAMGVLLLVVGAVSGALATIGPEAALLLLAALGLVGVAVGRTLPEVSHP; encoded by the coding sequence ATGCCCACCGCCGAACGGCTCTACCGCCGCCTCGTCCGCCCCGGTCCCGCCGGGGCCGGCGCGGCGCCGGAGCCGGCCCGCCTACCCGGCAACGGGCTGCGCCAGATCGCCGCGAACGCGCTGCTCAGCACCGGTGACCAGGTGGTCAGCGCCAAGACCGTCCTGCCCTGGCTGCTCGCCTCCCTCGGCGCCCCCGCCGTTCTCGTCGCCCTCCTCGTGCCGGTGCGGGAGTCCGGCTCGATGCTCCCCCAGGCGGCCCTGTCGCCGTGGGTCCAGCGCCACCGCGTGCGCAAGGGCCTGTGGGTCGCCGGCGCCGCGGGCCAGGCCGGGGCCACCGCGGCCATGGCCCTCGCGGCGGCGGCGACGACCGGCGCCGTGGCGGGGGTGGCCGTGCTCGCTGCCCTGGCGGTGTTCGCCCTCGCCCGGGCGCTGACCTCGCTGGTGGACAAGGACGTCCTCGGCCGGACCGTCCCGAAGGGCCAGCGCGGCCAGATCAACGGCATCGCGACCGTCCTGTCGGGCCTGGTCGCGATCACCCTGGGGCTCGGCATCCGGGCCCTCGGCGGGGACGACGTCGCCCCGCCGGTGCTCGCGGCGCTGCTCGGCGCGGCCGCCCTCGCCTGGGTCCTCGCCCTGGTCGTCTACTCCGGCATCGTCGAGCCCCCGGCGGAGCCGTCCGTCCGGGCGCCGGACGGTCCCGGCTGGCTCACCCGCGCCTGGTCGCTGCTGCGCTCCGACGCCCCGTTCCGCCGCTTCGTCACCGTGCGGACCCTCCTGCTCGTCTCGGCCCTGAGCCCGCCGTTCGTCGTCGCGCTCGCCGCCGCGGAGGGCGGGGTGGGTCTCGGTGGCCTCGGCCCGTTCGTCATCGCCTCGGGCGTGGCCGGCCTGCTCGGCGGCCGGCTGTTCGGCCGGCTGGCCGACCGCTCGAGCCGCGCCCTCCTCGTGGCCGGGGCCGGTGCCGCGTCGCTGCTCGTCCTGGCCTTCCTCGCCCTGCGGCTCCTGACCGCGGTCAGGGAGTCGTGGTGGCTCCACCCGCTCGTCTACCTGCTCCTGGCCCTGACCCACACCGGGATCCGGGTGGCGCGCAAGACCTACGTCGTCGACATGGCCGAGGGCGACCGGCGCACCGAGTACGTCGCGGTGGCGAACACGGCGATGGGCGTGCTGCTCCTGGTCGTCGGCGCCGTCTCCGGGGCGCTGGCGACGATCGGACCCGAGGCCGCGCTCCTCCTCCTCGCCGCCCTGGGTCTGGTGGGGGTCGCGGTCGGGCGCACCCTGCCGGAGGTCAGCCACCCCTGA
- the ppk2 gene encoding polyphosphate kinase 2 has translation MAHAKRRDTDGGPGGEHDGERDGVAGGEEGGFRTTRIPPKVYAAELYRLQGELGKLQTWVKETGARVVVIFEGRDAAGKGGTIKRITEYLSPRVVRIAALPAPTEREKGQWYFQRYVEHLPAAGEMVLFDRSWYNRAGVEKVMGFASAEEVKRFMRQCPIFEQMLVEDGIHLRKYWFSVSDEVQLARFRKRLHDPLRQWKLSPIDLESITRWEDFSRAKDEMMVHTDTSSAPWYHVASDSKKQARLNMIHHLLESLPYHDVPSRGSVELPERPAGTGYRRPPMSVSSYVPDHASALVEDPSRT, from the coding sequence ATGGCTCACGCGAAGCGGCGCGACACGGACGGCGGCCCCGGGGGCGAGCACGACGGCGAGCGTGACGGCGTCGCCGGCGGCGAGGAGGGCGGGTTCCGCACGACCCGGATCCCACCGAAGGTCTACGCGGCCGAGCTCTACCGGCTCCAGGGCGAGCTGGGCAAGCTCCAGACATGGGTCAAGGAGACCGGCGCCCGCGTGGTGGTGATCTTCGAGGGCCGCGACGCCGCCGGCAAGGGCGGGACGATCAAGCGGATCACCGAGTACCTCTCGCCGCGGGTGGTGCGCATCGCGGCGCTGCCCGCACCGACCGAGCGCGAGAAGGGGCAGTGGTACTTCCAGCGCTACGTCGAGCACCTGCCCGCCGCCGGGGAGATGGTCCTGTTCGACCGCTCCTGGTACAACCGCGCCGGGGTGGAGAAGGTCATGGGCTTCGCCTCCGCGGAGGAGGTCAAACGGTTCATGCGCCAGTGCCCGATCTTCGAGCAGATGCTCGTCGAGGACGGCATCCACCTGCGCAAGTACTGGTTCTCCGTCTCGGACGAGGTGCAGCTCGCCCGGTTCCGCAAGCGCCTGCACGACCCGCTGCGCCAGTGGAAGCTCTCCCCCATCGACCTGGAGTCGATCACCCGGTGGGAGGACTTCTCCCGCGCGAAGGACGAGATGATGGTCCACACGGACACCTCGTCGGCGCCCTGGTACCACGTGGCCAGCGACTCCAAGAAGCAGGCGCGGCTGAACATGATCCACCACCTGCTCGAGTCCCTGCCCTACCACGACGTCCCCTCCCGGGGGTCGGTCGAGCTTCCCGAGCGGCCCGCCGGCACGGGCTACCGGCGTCCGCCGATGTCGGTGTCCTCGTACGTGCCCGACCACGCCTCGGCGCTGGTGGAGGATCCCTCGCGGACCTGA
- a CDS encoding YtxH domain-containing protein, translating to MGKLSFLTGAGIGYVLGARAGRARYEKIKGATAKLWENPKIQQNVHKVEARVTDAAKNSGSQLTDKVASTVKGKLSGSRGAHHPDFPVGNTGRGTDGPMPPTTPQPPL from the coding sequence ATGGGCAAGCTCTCGTTCCTCACCGGCGCCGGCATCGGCTACGTCCTCGGCGCCCGCGCCGGCCGGGCCCGTTACGAGAAGATCAAGGGCGCGACCGCGAAGCTGTGGGAGAACCCGAAGATCCAGCAGAACGTCCACAAGGTCGAGGCCAGGGTCACCGACGCCGCGAAGAACAGCGGGTCGCAGCTGACCGACAAGGTCGCCTCCACCGTCAAGGGCAAGCTCTCCGGCTCACGCGGCGCGCACCACCCCGACTTCCCCGTGGGCAACACCGGCCGGGGTACGGACGGCCCGATGCCGCCCACCACGCCGCAGCCCCCGCTCTGA
- the ddaH gene encoding dimethylargininase: MPVLRALVRRPGPRLAEGIVTHASGGPVDVALAHRQWAEYVRTLQDAGWQTLEVEPADDQPDAVFVEDTLVVYGDLAVLTRPGAPGRRGELPAVAEAAAEAGYRVARIEAPGTLDGGDVLKFGGTVRVGRSARTDDDGIRQLAALLGPMGARVVPVPVRSVLHLKSAVTALPDGTLVGHPPLLDHPFDDLLPVPEPSGGQVVLLEHGTVLLAASAPRTAELLRRRGHRVVTVDISELEKLDGGVTCLSVRLRDEGAAAGARS, from the coding sequence ATGCCCGTCCTGCGTGCCCTGGTCCGCCGTCCCGGACCCCGCCTCGCCGAGGGGATCGTCACCCACGCGAGCGGCGGCCCCGTGGACGTCGCCCTCGCGCACCGGCAGTGGGCCGAGTACGTCCGCACCCTCCAGGACGCCGGCTGGCAGACCCTGGAGGTCGAGCCCGCCGACGACCAGCCCGACGCCGTCTTCGTCGAGGACACCCTCGTCGTCTACGGCGACCTCGCCGTGCTCACCCGGCCCGGCGCCCCCGGGCGGCGGGGCGAGCTGCCCGCCGTCGCGGAGGCCGCCGCCGAGGCCGGGTACCGGGTCGCGCGGATCGAGGCGCCGGGCACCCTCGACGGTGGCGACGTCCTGAAGTTCGGTGGCACCGTCCGGGTGGGGCGTAGCGCCCGCACCGACGACGACGGCATCCGCCAGCTCGCCGCCCTCCTCGGGCCGATGGGGGCGCGCGTCGTTCCGGTCCCGGTGCGCTCGGTCCTGCACCTGAAGTCTGCCGTCACCGCCCTGCCCGACGGCACCCTCGTCGGCCACCCGCCCCTCCTCGACCACCCCTTCGACGACCTGCTGCCCGTCCCCGAGCCCAGCGGTGGCCAGGTCGTCCTCCTCGAGCACGGCACCGTCCTGCTCGCGGCCAGCGCCCCGCGCACCGCGGAGCTGCTCCGCAGGCGTGGCCACCGGGTGGTCACCGTCGACATCAGCGAGCTCGAGAAGCTCGACGGCGGCGTGACGTGCCTGTCGGTGCGCCTGCGCGACGAGGGCGCCGCCGCCGGCGCGCGGTCGTGA
- a CDS encoding NAD(P)-dependent oxidoreductase — MSAPDRLVPGPGTPVPASTTARGVGLVGLGAMGRPMALHLARAAAERGTELVVTTRRPATAAAALAAGARWAATPRELAARCDVVVAMVPDLPDVRAVTDGEDGLLAGVAGPTVLVVGATVSPQGVRDLGGDLRARSAGRLRLVDAPVSGGVEGAAAATLSIMVGGDPEDVARAEPWLRALGRPVHLGPLGSGEVAKACNQLVVAATTAALGEAAVVAERAGLDLAALLDLLGSGYAGSRLLEVKKDKLVAHDHSPASPARFMIKDLAFAAEAAEGAGVVPALLPALRELYAALTTAGLGDLDSTVVQRYLDEHSPD, encoded by the coding sequence GTGAGCGCACCGGACCGGCTCGTGCCGGGGCCCGGCACGCCGGTGCCGGCCTCGACGACGGCGCGGGGCGTGGGTCTCGTCGGTCTCGGCGCGATGGGCCGGCCCATGGCCCTCCACCTCGCCCGCGCCGCCGCCGAGCGCGGGACCGAGCTCGTGGTCACCACCAGGCGGCCCGCCACCGCCGCGGCGGCGCTCGCGGCCGGCGCGCGCTGGGCAGCCACGCCGCGCGAGCTGGCGGCGCGCTGCGACGTCGTCGTCGCGATGGTGCCGGACCTGCCCGACGTGCGAGCGGTCACCGACGGCGAGGACGGACTCCTCGCCGGGGTCGCCGGGCCCACCGTCCTCGTCGTCGGCGCGACCGTCTCGCCGCAGGGGGTCCGCGACCTCGGAGGCGACCTTCGCGCGCGCTCCGCCGGCCGGTTGCGCCTGGTCGACGCCCCCGTCAGCGGCGGGGTCGAGGGCGCCGCCGCGGCGACGCTGTCGATCATGGTCGGCGGCGACCCGGAGGACGTCGCCCGCGCGGAGCCGTGGCTGCGGGCGCTCGGCCGGCCGGTCCACCTGGGCCCGCTCGGCAGCGGCGAGGTCGCCAAGGCGTGCAACCAACTCGTGGTGGCCGCCACGACGGCGGCGCTCGGGGAGGCGGCCGTCGTCGCCGAGCGCGCCGGGCTCGACCTCGCGGCGCTGCTGGACCTCCTGGGCTCCGGCTACGCCGGCTCCCGGCTCCTCGAGGTCAAGAAGGACAAGCTCGTCGCCCACGACCACAGCCCGGCCTCCCCGGCACGCTTCATGATCAAGGACCTGGCGTTCGCCGCCGAGGCCGCGGAGGGGGCCGGGGTGGTGCCGGCGCTCCTGCCCGCCCTGCGTGAGCTGTACGCCGCCCTCACCACCGCGGGTCTCGGCGACCTCGACTCCACGGTCGTCCAGCGCTACCTCGACGAGCACTCCCCCGACTGA